A genomic stretch from bacterium includes:
- the add gene encoding adenosine deaminase, translating into MRTGDYRPSDLLRGPAIGDDLLRALPKTDLHVHLDGSLRLETFMELGRAEGMDMPDDPAAVRARYFPAERACVVDDFLAHFDHTVAVLQTEANLVRVARELAEDFAADGVRWVEVRFCPLKHTTRGLTADGAVAAVREGLRQAEASTGIRGGIIITGIRTIDPADSLDLARLATAWRRRGVVAFDLAGAEEDHPAKRHLAAFYHVMNNNQNVTIHAGEGFGPASIHQALHRCGANRIGHGVRLEEDPDLMAYVADNRVPLEVCLSSNLQSCIVSDLAEHPFRYYLSEGLRVCLNTDNTLFARTSPARELRLAVDTFDLTLLETENLLLNGFKSAFLPNQERAKLIVAALEEFAALRIRHGLDAAADPRKDFS; encoded by the coding sequence GTGAGAACCGGCGACTACCGACCCAGCGACCTGCTGCGGGGCCCGGCCATCGGCGACGACCTGCTGCGGGCCCTGCCCAAGACCGACCTGCACGTCCATCTCGACGGTTCCCTGCGCCTGGAGACCTTCATGGAGCTCGGCCGGGCCGAAGGCATGGACATGCCCGATGACCCGGCCGCGGTGCGGGCCCGCTACTTCCCGGCCGAGCGCGCCTGCGTCGTCGACGACTTCCTGGCCCACTTCGACCACACGGTCGCCGTGCTCCAGACCGAGGCGAACCTCGTCCGCGTGGCCCGGGAACTGGCCGAGGACTTCGCGGCCGACGGCGTGCGCTGGGTCGAGGTGCGTTTCTGCCCGCTGAAGCACACCACGCGGGGCCTGACGGCCGACGGCGCCGTGGCCGCCGTGCGCGAGGGCCTGCGGCAGGCCGAGGCGAGCACCGGCATCCGGGGCGGCATCATCATCACGGGGATCCGCACCATCGATCCGGCCGATTCGCTCGACCTCGCCCGCCTGGCCACCGCCTGGCGCCGGCGCGGCGTCGTGGCCTTCGATCTGGCGGGCGCCGAGGAGGACCATCCGGCCAAGCGCCACCTGGCCGCGTTCTACCACGTGATGAACAACAACCAGAACGTGACCATCCATGCGGGGGAGGGCTTCGGCCCGGCCTCGATCCACCAGGCCCTGCACCGCTGCGGGGCCAACCGCATCGGGCACGGCGTGCGGCTCGAGGAGGATCCCGACCTGATGGCCTACGTGGCCGACAATCGCGTGCCGCTCGAGGTTTGCCTGAGCAGCAACCTGCAGAGCTGCATCGTGTCGGACCTGGCCGAGCACCCGTTCCGCTACTACCTGTCCGAGGGGCTGCGCGTGTGCCTGAACACGGACAACACCCTCTTCGCGCGCACCTCGCCCGCGCGCGAGCTGCGGCTGGCCGTCGACACCTTCGACCTGACCCTGCTCGAGACCGAGAACCTGCTGCTCAACGGCTTCAAGAGCGCCTTCCTGCCCAACCAGGAGCGGGCGAAGCTGATCGTGGCGGCGCTGGAGGAGTTCGCGGCGCTGCGGATCCGCCACGGCCTCGACGCCGCCGCCGATCCGCGAAAGGACTTCTCATGA
- a CDS encoding purine-nucleoside phosphorylase — MNDRLQRLSGAWRDRVGAAVTFLADRGYTGRVGLVLGSGLGNFVDAVDDAEAIAYGDIPGYATTSVAEHKGRLVKGTAGGVPVVVMQGRLHPYEGLPAAELLLPTAVLACLGIDVAVVTNAAGGLNRYYRPGDLMVIRDQIDLHLADPLRGLLAQPFAPAAGTDEATHTRLAAIGRAGGVPDLFDPVLADHLVAAAAACGVPMHAGTYASMPGPAYEAKAEIGLLRRIGCDAVGMSTAPETVLLKRLGVAPVGLSCITNPARETGQPELSHQDVVEVGAMVRDRMAKLLLDFLPRVAG; from the coding sequence ATGAACGATCGCCTGCAGCGCCTGTCCGGCGCGTGGCGCGACCGCGTCGGCGCCGCCGTCACCTTCCTGGCCGACCGGGGCTACACCGGACGCGTGGGGCTGGTCCTGGGCAGCGGCCTGGGCAATTTCGTCGATGCCGTGGACGACGCCGAGGCCATCGCCTACGGCGACATCCCGGGCTACGCGACGACCTCGGTGGCCGAGCACAAGGGGCGGCTGGTGAAGGGCACCGCCGGCGGCGTGCCGGTGGTGGTGATGCAGGGGCGGCTGCACCCCTACGAGGGCCTGCCGGCCGCCGAGCTGCTGCTGCCCACCGCCGTGCTGGCCTGCCTGGGCATCGACGTGGCCGTGGTGACCAACGCGGCCGGCGGACTGAACCGCTACTACCGGCCGGGCGACCTGATGGTCATCCGCGACCAGATCGACCTGCACCTGGCCGACCCGCTGCGCGGTCTGCTCGCGCAGCCCTTCGCCCCGGCGGCGGGCACCGACGAGGCGACCCACACCCGGCTGGCGGCGATCGGCCGCGCCGGCGGCGTACCCGACCTCTTCGACCCGGTCCTCGCCGACCACCTCGTGGCCGCGGCCGCCGCCTGCGGCGTGCCCATGCACGCGGGCACCTACGCGTCCATGCCCGGCCCCGCCTACGAGGCCAAGGCCGAGATCGGCCTGCTGCGCCGCATCGGCTGCGATGCCGTCGGCATGTCGACGGCACCGGAGACGGTGCTGCTGAAAAGGCTGGGGGTGGCGCCGGTGGGCCTGAGCTGCATCACGAACCCGGCCCGCGAGACCGGCCAGCCCGAACTCTCGCACCAGGACGTGGTCGAGGTCGGCGCCATGGTGCGCGACCGCATGGCCAAGCTGCTGCTCGACTTCCTGCCGCGGGTGGCGGGCTGA
- a CDS encoding protein kinase: MKLESGSRLNQYRIEKAIGAGGMGEVYQARDTNLERDVAVKVLPASLADNPAHLARLEREAKAVAALSHPNIMAVYDFGSADGHAFIVTELLRGGSLRARLADGALPPRKATEFGRQIARGLAAAHDKGIVHRDLKPENVFLDETGRAKILDFGLASVGADPEEGSAAELATMTNITAPGTVMGTADYMAPEQVRGRPTDNRSDIFSFGSLLYEMVGGQRPFHRETPVETMTAVLKEEPPELSGLVPDVPPALATIIRRCLEKEPGERFHSAHDLAFALEALSGSVVSTGSAAALRDVAPRRRAGPALIAGLVLAGVVIGAAAGWFGRGPDAPAVVPDFTGLSSRRGVITNARFTSSDGAAIYAAAWEKERIDLYAATPGFPVAQSLDMPGADLLAVSPSGKVAVMLDRRQGVGWEASGTLAIMPPGGAAPRPILENVMRADWAPDDVNLAVAREVDGRVQLEYPIGKVIFTTSGWISCVRVHPDGDRVAIAECPTRGDNISFIRVVGRDGEVEDLGFGGVWGVLWDPDGRRLWSSSGNTLRIHEPGREARRVYEAPIGLSPVDMDDQGRMLVLTGLNRRELIGRAPGAAAETNISWLDWSTPRGITRDGRLAVFEEGNFFDQGGYAIFARPLDGAPAVMLGNGSVIALSPDGRHLCVGRFAGEGRRTVEIMPVGAGEVRAVKSGATQFTAATGTWIGGSGPWGRIVTPVTEADGRRTIALFDLDANADPVPLIGPDFALSTRRFAVAADGSRLVVSDADGGVAWFGLDGSGPHPVNGIAPDEEVLGFTADDRELYVLAAASLPARVHVVDPETGARRLHLEIMPLDPSGVFTIDRVFITPDGEGYIYSVRRAQGRLQIMDPLPR, from the coding sequence ATGAAGCTCGAGTCCGGCAGTCGGCTCAACCAGTACCGCATCGAGAAGGCCATCGGGGCCGGGGGCATGGGAGAGGTCTACCAGGCCCGCGACACGAATCTCGAGCGCGACGTGGCGGTGAAGGTGCTGCCGGCGAGCCTCGCGGACAATCCGGCCCACCTGGCACGCCTCGAGCGCGAGGCCAAGGCCGTGGCCGCCCTCTCCCACCCCAACATCATGGCCGTGTACGATTTCGGCTCGGCCGACGGGCACGCGTTCATCGTGACCGAGCTGCTGCGGGGCGGATCGCTGCGCGCGCGGCTGGCCGACGGGGCCCTGCCCCCGCGCAAGGCCACCGAGTTCGGCCGCCAGATCGCCCGCGGCCTGGCCGCCGCCCACGACAAGGGCATCGTGCACCGCGACCTCAAACCCGAGAACGTCTTCCTCGACGAGACGGGCCGGGCCAAGATCCTCGACTTCGGCCTGGCCTCGGTGGGCGCCGACCCCGAGGAGGGCTCGGCGGCCGAGCTGGCCACCATGACCAACATCACCGCCCCGGGCACGGTCATGGGCACCGCCGACTACATGGCCCCCGAGCAGGTGCGCGGGCGGCCGACGGACAACCGCTCGGACATCTTCTCCTTCGGCTCGCTGCTGTACGAGATGGTCGGCGGTCAGCGCCCCTTCCACCGCGAGACGCCGGTCGAGACCATGACCGCGGTGCTGAAGGAGGAGCCGCCGGAGCTGTCCGGGCTCGTGCCCGACGTGCCGCCGGCCCTGGCCACGATCATCCGGCGCTGCCTGGAGAAGGAGCCCGGCGAGCGCTTCCACTCGGCCCACGACCTCGCCTTCGCCCTGGAAGCCCTGTCCGGCTCGGTCGTCTCGACCGGCAGCGCCGCCGCCCTGCGCGACGTGGCGCCGCGGCGCCGGGCGGGTCCGGCGCTGATCGCGGGCCTCGTGTTGGCCGGCGTCGTCATCGGCGCGGCCGCCGGCTGGTTCGGCCGCGGGCCGGACGCGCCCGCCGTGGTCCCGGACTTCACCGGCCTCAGCTCGCGGCGCGGCGTGATCACCAACGCCCGCTTCACGAGCTCGGACGGGGCCGCCATCTACGCGGCGGCCTGGGAGAAGGAGCGGATCGATCTCTACGCCGCCACGCCGGGCTTCCCCGTGGCCCAGTCGCTCGACATGCCGGGCGCCGACCTCCTGGCCGTGTCGCCGTCGGGCAAGGTCGCGGTGATGCTCGACCGGCGGCAGGGCGTGGGCTGGGAGGCCAGCGGCACCCTGGCGATCATGCCCCCGGGCGGCGCCGCGCCGCGCCCGATCCTCGAGAACGTCATGCGGGCCGACTGGGCCCCCGACGACGTGAACCTGGCCGTCGCCCGCGAGGTCGACGGGCGCGTGCAGCTCGAGTACCCCATCGGCAAGGTGATCTTCACCACCTCGGGCTGGATCAGCTGCGTGCGGGTGCATCCTGACGGCGACCGCGTGGCCATCGCCGAGTGCCCGACCCGGGGCGACAACATCTCCTTCATCCGCGTCGTGGGCCGCGACGGCGAGGTCGAGGACCTCGGTTTCGGCGGCGTCTGGGGCGTGCTGTGGGATCCGGACGGCCGCAGGCTGTGGAGTTCGAGCGGCAACACGCTGCGGATCCACGAGCCCGGCCGCGAGGCGCGGCGGGTCTACGAGGCCCCGATCGGGCTCAGTCCGGTGGACATGGACGACCAGGGCCGCATGCTGGTGCTCACCGGCCTGAACCGCCGGGAACTGATCGGGCGGGCGCCGGGGGCCGCCGCCGAGACGAACATCAGCTGGCTCGACTGGTCCACGCCGCGCGGGATCACCCGGGACGGGCGCCTCGCGGTCTTCGAGGAGGGCAACTTCTTCGACCAGGGCGGGTACGCCATCTTCGCCCGGCCCCTGGACGGCGCGCCCGCGGTGATGCTCGGCAACGGAAGCGTGATCGCCCTTTCCCCGGACGGCAGGCATCTGTGCGTCGGGCGGTTCGCGGGCGAGGGCCGGCGGACCGTCGAGATCATGCCGGTCGGGGCGGGCGAGGTCCGCGCCGTCAAGTCGGGCGCGACGCAGTTCACCGCCGCCACCGGGACCTGGATCGGCGGTTCCGGCCCCTGGGGCCGCATCGTCACCCCCGTCACGGAGGCCGACGGCAGGCGCACGATCGCGCTGTTCGACCTCGACGCGAACGCCGACCCGGTGCCCCTGATCGGCCCGGACTTCGCCCTCTCGACCCGCCGCTTCGCCGTGGCCGCGGACGGGTCGCGTCTCGTGGTCAGCGATGCGGACGGCGGCGTGGCCTGGTTCGGGCTGGACGGCTCGGGCCCCCACCCGGTCAACGGGATCGCTCCCGACGAGGAGGTGCTGGGCTTCACGGCGGACGACCGCGAGCTCTACGTGCTCGCCGCCGCATCGCTGCCGGCTCGGGTCCACGTGGTCGACCCGGAGACCGGGGCGCGTCGGCTGCACCTGGAGATCATGCCGCTGGATCCGTCGGGCGTCTTCACCATCGACCGGGTCTTCATCACGCCCGACGGCGAGGGCTACATCTACTCCGTGCGGCGGGCCCAGGGCCGGCTGCAGATCATGGACCCGTTGCCGCGCTAG
- a CDS encoding Crp/Fnr family transcriptional regulator, whose product MVNLDAGSYFVHEGCPLDGIAIVGKGRLRVYKSSSSGREITLYEVRAGQLCLLNVLAMLTGAPAPASARVEEQVTALLVPNDRFRGWIGTEAALRNYVLGVVAGGVVDVMSLVEEIAFKKLDVRLAEYLCQNLIVGPGQARELKVTHEAIAAELGSAREVISRLLKEFERQGAVVLGRGRLAMADRATLEALAAH is encoded by the coding sequence GTGGTGAATCTCGATGCCGGCTCGTACTTCGTCCACGAGGGCTGCCCCCTCGACGGCATCGCCATCGTGGGCAAGGGGCGCCTGCGCGTCTACAAGTCGAGCAGCTCGGGCCGCGAGATCACGCTCTACGAGGTGCGGGCGGGGCAGCTCTGCCTGCTCAACGTGCTGGCCATGCTCACCGGGGCCCCGGCGCCCGCCTCGGCCCGCGTCGAAGAGCAGGTGACGGCGTTGCTCGTGCCCAACGACCGGTTCCGCGGCTGGATCGGCACCGAGGCCGCCCTGCGCAACTACGTGCTCGGCGTGGTGGCCGGCGGTGTCGTCGACGTCATGAGCCTGGTCGAGGAGATCGCCTTCAAGAAGCTCGATGTGCGCCTGGCGGAATACCTGTGCCAGAACCTCATCGTCGGACCGGGACAGGCCCGCGAACTGAAGGTCACCCACGAGGCCATCGCCGCCGAACTGGGCAGCGCCCGCGAGGTCATCAGCCGCCTGCTCAAGGAGTTCGAGCGCCAGGGAGCCGTGGTGCTGGGCCGGGGTCGGCTCGCCATGGCCGATCGGGCGACCCTCGAGGCGCTCGCCGCCCATTAG
- the dksA gene encoding RNA polymerase-binding protein DksA: protein MSVKLPQGYKPSADEPFMNEKQREYFRRKLVAWRDELLEDYQETRTTLSGADRQAADFVDQANDEIDRTLELRTRDRERKLIAKIDEALERLKDGTYGYCADTGKPIGLARLEARPTASLSIEAQEAHERREQMNIRGMTG, encoded by the coding sequence ATGAGTGTCAAGCTGCCCCAGGGCTACAAGCCCTCCGCCGACGAGCCGTTCATGAACGAGAAGCAGCGCGAGTACTTCCGGCGCAAGCTGGTCGCCTGGCGCGACGAGCTGCTCGAGGACTACCAGGAGACGCGCACCACCCTGAGCGGCGCCGACCGCCAGGCCGCCGACTTCGTCGACCAGGCCAACGACGAGATCGACCGCACCCTCGAGCTGCGCACCCGCGACCGCGAGCGCAAGCTCATCGCCAAGATCGACGAGGCCCTCGAGCGCCTGAAGGACGGCACCTACGGCTACTGCGCCGACACGGGCAAGCCCATCGGCCTGGCCCGCCTCGAGGCCCGCCCCACCGCGTCCCTGTCCATCGAGGCCCAGGAGGCCCACGAGCGGCGCGAGCAGATGAACATCCGGGGCATGACCGGCTGA
- a CDS encoding protein kinase: protein MSPVYDASRRPLNAFDLEADDLIADKYVVVERLGQGWEGEVYLVRERSTRIERSLKLFFPQRNPGNRTLRRYAKKLHKLRHCPILIQYHNQERIEFAGRTVDLLVSDYVEGEPLSAFLKRQPGRRLGFFQGLHLLHDLAVGLAPIHASGEYHGDIHDDNIIIRRRGLSFELRLLDLYDRGGSSAKGMRTDVHDMIRIFYDAMGGARLYASHPPEIKGICCGLKKSLIDRKYRTAGQLREYLEQMEWHTR, encoded by the coding sequence ATGAGCCCAGTCTACGACGCGTCCCGCCGCCCCCTGAACGCGTTCGACCTCGAGGCCGACGACCTCATTGCCGACAAGTACGTGGTGGTCGAGCGTCTGGGCCAGGGCTGGGAGGGCGAGGTCTACCTGGTGCGCGAGCGCAGCACGCGCATCGAACGTTCGCTGAAGCTCTTCTTCCCCCAGCGCAATCCGGGCAACCGCACCCTGCGCCGCTACGCCAAGAAGCTGCACAAGCTGCGCCACTGCCCGATCCTCATCCAGTACCACAACCAGGAGCGCATCGAGTTCGCCGGCCGCACGGTCGACCTGCTCGTGAGCGACTACGTGGAGGGCGAGCCCCTGAGCGCGTTCCTCAAGCGCCAGCCGGGCCGGCGCCTCGGGTTCTTCCAGGGGCTGCACCTGCTGCACGACCTGGCGGTGGGCCTGGCGCCGATCCACGCCAGCGGCGAGTACCACGGCGACATCCACGACGACAACATCATCATCCGGCGGCGGGGCCTCAGTTTCGAACTGCGCCTGCTCGATCTCTACGATCGCGGCGGGTCCAGCGCCAAGGGCATGCGCACCGACGTCCACGACATGATCCGCATCTTCTACGACGCCATGGGCGGCGCGCGGCTCTACGCGAGCCATCCCCCCGAGATCAAGGGCATCTGCTGCGGCCTGAAGAAGTCGCTCATCGACCGCAAGTACCGCACCGCCGGCCAGCTGCGCGAGTACCTCGAGCAGATGGAGTGGCACACGCGCTGA
- a CDS encoding nuclear transport factor 2 family protein, producing the protein MRRFVLTSLLLLAAAAPLRAAPAPAPEPVTAEAVEAALHEYVLARYAGDEAAVRARVHPRLARRMLQDRYWGQESRQWLREFTPDQLRFTATPHNRARLDDPAAGRAGITVFDLEARTASAVMVMEDAVDYVHVIHFDGRWLVADSALLPLAEVGAAPPAPTHDDDEAVARVVRDYGIGFYEKDGAKVQGTCHSQLSKRTVESHESVDFNWLGSISWDEIAILGERFNAHWGFDPARARCEVEVYRVTDGIAAAKLTGSVWFDYLHLMRVNGEWRIVNIMYEGLPEERQEKA; encoded by the coding sequence ATGCGCCGATTCGTCCTGACCAGCCTGCTGCTGCTCGCGGCCGCCGCGCCGCTGCGCGCCGCCCCCGCCCCCGCCCCCGAGCCCGTGACCGCCGAGGCCGTGGAGGCCGCCCTGCACGAGTACGTCCTGGCCAGGTACGCCGGCGATGAGGCCGCCGTGCGGGCCCGGGTGCACCCCCGCCTGGCCCGCCGCATGCTCCAGGACCGCTACTGGGGCCAGGAATCGCGGCAGTGGCTGCGCGAGTTCACGCCGGACCAGCTGCGCTTCACCGCCACCCCCCACAACCGGGCCCGGCTCGACGACCCTGCGGCGGGCCGGGCCGGGATCACCGTCTTCGACCTGGAAGCCCGCACGGCCTCGGCGGTGATGGTGATGGAGGACGCCGTCGACTACGTCCACGTGATCCACTTCGACGGCCGCTGGCTGGTGGCCGACTCGGCGCTGCTGCCCCTGGCTGAGGTCGGCGCGGCGCCCCCGGCCCCGACCCACGACGACGACGAGGCGGTGGCCCGCGTGGTGCGCGACTACGGGATCGGCTTCTACGAGAAGGACGGCGCCAAGGTGCAGGGCACCTGCCACTCCCAGCTCTCCAAACGGACGGTCGAGAGCCACGAGTCGGTGGACTTCAACTGGCTGGGCAGCATCTCCTGGGACGAGATCGCCATCCTGGGCGAGCGCTTCAACGCCCACTGGGGCTTCGACCCGGCCCGGGCCCGCTGCGAGGTCGAGGTGTACCGGGTGACCGACGGCATCGCCGCGGCCAAGCTCACCGGCTCGGTGTGGTTCGACTACCTGCACCTGATGCGGGTGAACGGGGAATGGCGGATCGTGAACATCATGTACGAGGGCCTGCCCGAGGAGCGGCAAGAGAAGGCCTGA
- a CDS encoding zinc ribbon domain-containing protein translates to MNRSHVAQGYTCPKCQNTAFTSSEMRATGGFFTKVFNVQSKRFTTVSCTRCRYTELYQADSSTLGNIFDFLAD, encoded by the coding sequence ATGAACCGGAGTCACGTCGCCCAGGGCTACACCTGCCCGAAATGCCAGAACACGGCCTTCACCTCCAGCGAGATGCGCGCCACGGGCGGCTTCTTCACGAAGGTCTTCAACGTGCAGAGCAAGCGCTTCACCACCGTCAGCTGCACCCGCTGCCGCTACACCGAGCTGTACCAGGCCGACAGCAGCACGCTGGGCAACATCTTCGACTTCCTGGCGGACTAG